Genomic window (Dolosigranulum savutiense):
TAGCGGTACACAAGCATCAGCCGGTATTATCAGTCCCTGGCTATCGCGTCGGCGCAATAAAGCGTGGTATCGTATGGTTCGAGACGGTGCTGCTTTTTATCCTGCATTTTTATCAGATGTCATGGATGGCGATCCCATACCAGACTCAGTTTATAAACAAGTCGGTACCTTACTATTCAAGTCAAAACCCGAATATTTAGATGAAATGTTAGCAATTGGACAAAAAAGACGCGAAAATGCCCCAGAAATCGGTGACCTGAAGATCTTATCTGCTGAAGAGGTTCGCGAGTTAATCCCGATTTATGATAAGCAATCAGGATCTCTCTGGGCTGAAGGAGGCGCCCGTGTGGATGGTCGAGCCTTGGCTGATTTAATCCTCTCCCGCTGTCAAGCTAACCATATGACACTTATTCCCGAAAAAGCAAACCTGAATATTTTCCAATCCGCCCCCAACTATCAAATTCAGACAAAGACAACCACTAAAACCTTCGATAAAGTCGTCTTGGCCAATGCTGCGTGGCTTAAATATACGCTAGAACCTTTGGGCTATAACGTCGATATCCGCGCGCAGAAGGGCCAGTTAGCCGAACTACAACTCGACCAGCCTACCAGCAACTGGCCGGTCGTCATGCCGGAAGGAGAAGGCGATTTTATTCCCTTTGAAGATAAAGTCATTATCGGAGCAACGCATGAAGATGAACAAGGATTTGATCTGGCGCTAGAGCCTGAGGTACTACAACCCATTCTCAATTCTGTCAATCAGATGTTTTCTGAACACCTTACTGCATCTCTTATTACCAATTATCGTATTGGCACACGTGCTTATACCTCTGATTATGCCCCTTTCTTCGGATTTGTACCGGGGCAAGGAGATTCCGTTGTGGCTGCAAGTGGTCTTGGTTCTACAGGTCTGACAGCTGGTCCACTTGTTGGCAAAATTTTGTCTGAATTAATATTAGGACAGTCCCCAAGTTTACCTTTGGACGATTACCCGATTGCTCGCTATATTCAGAAAAAATAAAAATTTGAACCGCCAGTTGAATCATTGAACGACACACTTTTATAGAAAGTAGGATCTTATGTTAACGAACGAAACATTTAAATATATCTCTTGGCTTTCCATCGCCTTATCGCTTATCGGCTTCTTACGTTGGGGAATCATACTCGGCAGTATCGGTATGGGACTCAGCTTAATTGGCTTATTACTCACTGAAGATGAAAGCTTGCATTGGATCGCACTCGGTATTGGAGCTCTAGCCGTTATTGTCGGTATCCTGTCTAACTCGCACTAACCTGAAAATGGCTTGTTAAAAACCCACTTTTATATATTAGATTATGTTTGTAACTACTTCTCTGAAAAAACATGGTATAATTTAATTAAAATTTAGAAAGTGGTGTTTCTCGTGAATCTTTTCCACCGATTCAAATATGTACTTGTCGTTATTGCATCTGTCTTAAGCACGCTAATCATCATTTATATTGTCAATCAATCTTCACCTGAATTAGTTGGCACATACCAAGCGACTAATCAAGCCAGTTCACCGTATGTATTGTTACTATCCTTTTTTGACAAAGATGGCAGATACGAGTTATATGTCAATTCTGAGTTGATGGAAGAAGGTAGCTACCGCCAGCAAGCCGACAATGTGTATGTACTGACTGAAGAAGATCATGGTAATACGCATTTAGTTACATTATTGCCAGATAATTCTTTTCACTGATTGCAAGCAGATAAAAATCACCCTGAGCACGTATTTAAGATGGAACAAATCGATGAAGGCCCAACTTCAATTATCGGCCCAGATAAAGTACACCGCACCTATTATGAATGATTGTTAAATTTAAACACCAAGCCCTTGATGACAGGACTTGGTGTTTTGATTATTTATTGATGATTGTGATTATTAATCAGCTTTTTGTAATAATCCAGCAAATCTATAATACACGTTCTCAGGATCATCTACTTTTGTAATACCAGTAAATTCTAGGTACCCTTCATACTTCACTCCATCTTCATAATGGACATGCCATATTCGCTCGCTCCTTGGACGGCCTGGACTAGTGATACTACTTGCAACATTTAGAAATTTACCTACATGAATTGCAGGTTTACCATTTCTAAAATTGATAGGTTGAATTTCTGTCTCACTTTCCATAACATTAATGTTTTCTATTTTCTCAGTAGCTGTCTCATCTGTATAAAAATCATTGGCAGATACAGTAACAGACATGTTCATTACTATAAGAGCTAATGCACCTACTAGTATTATTTTAATTGTTTGCCTAACTTTATTTGTTCGCATAATATTTACCCTTTCCATGTAAAAAGCCTCCTACCGATGCTCCGATAAGTCCTCCAATTCGCAAAGACCAAGACGTGAAAAAATTAATTGATGTAAATAGCTCTAATAATTCTGAGATGACAATAAGTCCCAACATTGCTAATATATAGCTTACCATGACTTTATAGTCTATTTTCATCCTCATCTCTCCTTTAAATATATGAAGTTCATATTACTGTAGATAATAGTATTGATAAAACACGCCATCATAAACATATACTCTCCCATGAGAATAGTGAGGAGCATCAATAATCTCTGATAAACCGGCACCTATTGCTGATCCTACTGAACCACCGATAGCAGATCCAAGTAAACTAAATAAAGCCGCAGTTCCACCAGACTGAATATTATTTAACGTATTAGCGCTTAGATATATTTTGAATAATCCATCTTCTCTAACAATTTTATTCACTCCATTAACTTTGACATCCCCACTTCGAAGGACATTAGAGTGATTATATGATGGTATATCATTTCCTAATTGCCGTGAAACTTCTGTATACGCTTCATCAGTAAAATGATACTCTGTCCCTTGTTCAGTTTCTACTACTTCAAGATATTGTGAAAAATCTTGTTGTATTTCCTGAACTTCTTCTTGATTAGCTGAAACCGTCAAGGGAGTGCTTCCTATTCCTATACTACTTAGTGCGACTGTTATACATAAAACCTTACCAAATTTTTTCATAAATTATCTCTTCTTAGATAGTTGCTTACGCCCATCGACAAATACAGTATACCATATGTGAATTTTATTACAAGAAATATTTGTCTATTCTTTGCTATTTTTATCCTGTGACTCCATACCATGCTTTACGCCAAAGCGGACAGCTGAATAAACCGTCACCCACGTCACTGCAATAGAGATAATCGATACAATCAACATTAACCATGAGCCTATATTACTGTTTGACAACTCCATAATTCTCACTCCATTTCTTTATAGAAAACGGATATTCAACAATAATCAGCGACCACTCACTTATTCCTCCACCTTTCAACTCCATAATAACAGAAATAAAAGCGTTGTCAAACTATATAGATATTTTGCCCTGCATAATTTACATTAATCAGTCTAACTCGCTTGACATTGGAAATAGCTCTATCAAAAAAACCCCACCAAACTGCAGGTAAGACAGTTCAATGGGGGTATCGTCAGTTATTCATTACTTACTTTACTTTCAAAGGCGTCTCTCACTTGTGGCACGTCAAGGCCAACAATGACTTGAATAGCCTGACCATTTCTGACGACTCCATGCGCACCGTGAGATTTAAAGGTTGCATCATCTGCTAATTTATCTGGATCTTTGACCGAAATGCGCAGTCTAGTGGTACAGTTATTAATGTCTGCAATATTGTCTGGTCCACCCATTGCTTCTAAGAAACCTGTTGCTTTCTGTTCAGCTGCATTACCGCCACTAGAAGAACCTGAAGAGGCTGTAGCACTAGAGGATGCTTTCTTATCTTTATAATCTTGCTTGCTGAACATTTTCACATCTTGATCATCATCTTCACGTCCTGGCGTTTTAATATCAAATTTCAAGATCGCCCATCGGAAGATAAAGAAGTAAATCGCAACGAAAACAAGACCGACACCCCAGTAAATTAGGATAGAATCCAGGTGGTTATTGATGAGCGGAATCACAAATCCACTAATGTGAGCAATTAACCCACCACCGATATGACCGGCAACTCCTAGACTGTAAATCGTCATCGCTAAGCTTGCAGATAACAATGCGTGGACAAAGAATAATTGTGGTGCGAGGAATAAGAACGTAAACTCAAATGGCTCTGTAATTCCCGTCAACATCGCTGTTAAGGCAGTTGGAACAATCAATGCCATTACAGTTCGGCGTTTCTCAGGCTTCGAAGTTGCTAAGAAAGCTGCCCCGATACCGACTGGATAGAATAATTTGGCTGCATTTTGGAACAAGAAACCACCCGCTGGAATAATGCTACGCAATGTACCGGTATGAGCAGCAATTTCTGGTAAGTTTTCGAACCAGTAACGCTGCAGACCACCTTCGACAATTGCTGGTCCAAATTCAAACGGTTGGTAAATAAAGTGGTGCAAGCCCGTTGGAATTAAAATTTTCTCTAAGAAGACATAAATCCCGACACCGACTGTTCCACTACTTGCCATCACATCTTGCAGACTTGCGATCACCCCTTGAATCGGTGGCCAGATAACAGCGGTCAAATAGGCAAGGGGTAGCGCTGAGAAAAAGCCTAAAATAACAACAAAACTTGTCCCAGAGAAAATACCTAACCAATCAGGCAACTCTGTATCATAGAAGCGGTTGTGGAGCCACACAACAAAGGCAGAAATTAAAATTGCACCGATTAAGTTTGTATCAAGGGTTGCCACACCACCAATTGTTTTTACACCAATCGCTTCAACATCCGAAATATCAATCCCAAAATCCCATGTCGACATAATCGCATTAATAAACGTATTCCATATCATATATACCGTAAATGCTGCTAAAGATGCTCGAGCTGCAGCTTTTTTAGCTAAACCAATCGGCAAACCAATAACAAATAGAATCTCCAGTTGAGTGAAAACAACCCAACCACCTTGTTCAATCACACCCCAGAAATTACGCCAAAAGGTTCCCTCTGCTGCGATTGCGCCTAATATATCTTCATTTTGAAACGCCATCGATAACGCCAACATAATCCCGTTAAATGCAAAGAGCAAAACAGGGGTAATCATTGCGCCTCCGAAGCGCTGAATTTTTTGCATCATTAAAATCTCTCCTTTTTAAGTTAGTATTCGTTCATTATATTTATTCTGTCTAATCTGTCTATTTATTGTCCAAAACTACTTCTATTCCAAAGTGATCACTGACAACCGGCTCGTGCTCTCCATCAAAAATGACACGAGAACTTAGTACATTGATCGTCTTGGACACAAAAATATAATCAATTCGCTTATCGCTTGTCTGATGAGCCCACCCATCAATCGATCCCTGAGCTGTGGCAAAGCCACGTCGTACGTCAGCCACTTGATACGTATCAACTAAGAATGGAGCGGTCTCACGGATAAAATCATAGCCCTCACCGCGAACAAGTGAGTTATTATTGAAGTCTCCAGCAACAATCAACTTTGAGTGGTCTGCCTCCTCCATATGAGCTAACGCATTTTTCCACTCATACTTAAATAATGACTCACCTGTATCAGCTTGCCACCATGAAAAGTGCCCTGTCACAACTGTCCAATCCTGTCCATCTAATTGGACAGTTGCTTTTAAGTTCGTTCGCGTTGCAATATCATCGTATGCGCTACTCTCCGACACAATATAACTTTTTGCTTGGAGCGGCTGTTTCGCTAAGATGGCCAATCCTTCATCATATTTATCATAGCCAATATGATTTGCTCCCCACGTGAAATAATAAGAACTTCCTAGCTCCTCTAACATCTTCACGAGCACTAAGGCATAATTATTCTCCTTCAGTGGGACTGCTTGTTCATCTCGCTGCGGTGAACAAAATAAGTCATGGCTTACTGTTGGCCCATCCATTAATTGATTCACTTCCTGTAACATCACAACGTCATATTGTGCTTGATGAATACGCTCAGCTAGATGACTTAACTTCTCATACGACGCCTCTTCTAACCAACCGTGTACATTTAAGGTTAAAATATTCATCATTAAGCCAACCGATACAGACGTGCTTCATAAGGACGTAATTGGATGTCTTGTTCTAATGGATTTGGCACCTCATAGTTTGTCAAGACTAATTCTTTCAGGTCAAATTGTGTCAAATCGACTTCTGCTGAATCATTAAATACATTGACAACAATCAAGTATGTTTCTGATTCTCCCTGACGTTTATATGCATAGACTTGCTTGTGTAATGGTAAGACTAATTCATATGATCCGTAGATTAATGCTTCATTATCTCGACGTAGTGCAATCATCTCTCTGTAAAAATGATAGATAGAGTTTGGATCCTTGAGGGACTCAGCCACATTAATATCTGCATAGTTCGGATTAACTCCTAACCATGGCGTTCCCGTCGTAAACCCAGCTTCTGGTTGCGCATTCCATTGCATCGGTGTTCTTACATTATCACGCGAACTCGCATAAATATAATTCATCGCTTCTTCCCGCGGGGTGCCTTCTTCCATCATTTGACGTGCCCGGTTAACCGACTGAATATCATCATAATCAGTCAATTCTTCAAACTGAACATTCGTCATTCCAATTTCTTGTCCTTGATAGATAAACGGCGTCCCTTGCATAAAGAAATACATCATCCCTAATGCTTTTGCACTTGTTTTACGCAACGTGCTATCGTCTCCCATTGCAGAAACAGCACGAATTAAGTCATGGTTTTCAATATAGAGCGCATTCCAGCCAATTCCGTCTAAACCATCTTGCCATTTTGTTAAGACTTGTTTATAATCACGTAAATCAAAGACTTCCCCATCACGTTCGCCCCACAAACCTAGTGCTTCGAACTGGAAAATCATATCAAAATAACCGGACTCTTCGCCAACCCACTGCTCTGCATCTTTAATGCTTACTCCATTGGCTTCTCCAACGGTCATAATATCATAATTATTAAATGTTTCAGCAGCTAATTCGGTTAAGAACTTGTCGATTCCTGGTTGATTCATATGACCATCATAACTAGGAACAACATCTTTATTTAGAGGATTCGGCATATCAGGGAATCCTTCTCTCTTCTTAATATGACTAATGGCATCAACACGGAAGCCATCAATTCCCTTATCCAACCACCAATTAATTAAACTATACACATCTTGACGGACAGCTGGATTTTCCCAATTCAAGTCCGGTTGCTTCTTGGAGAACACATGCATATAATATTCTTCAGTCTGTTCATCATATTCCCAAACTGATCCACTAAAAATGGATTCCCAATTATTTGGACGATTCCCCTCTTCATCGCCTTCATGCCAAATATAGTAATCACGGTACGGATTATCCTTACTCGAGCGCGACTCAATAAACCACTCATGCTCATCACTTGTATGATTCACGACTAAATCAAAAATAATCTTCATATCGCGTTTATGCACTTCTTCAATTAGACGATCACAATCTTCCATTGTCCCAAACTCGTCCAAGATCGCCTTATAATCACGAATATCATAGCCATTATCATCATTCGGCGAGTCAAAAATTGGACATACCCAAATCAAATCAATGCCTAGCTCTTTTAAATAATCTAACTTTTCAATCAGACCAGGTAAGTCCCCTATTCCATCACCATTTGAATCGTAAAAACTCCGTGGATACACTTGGTACGCCACAATCTCTTTCCACCATTGCTTACTCACATCAATCACCTTCCCATTTATCTGTCTCCTTAATTGTATAGCCCACACGCTCTAATTGCAATCAAATCTCTCATGTTATCGGTATCAAAATAAATCCTAGCCTGATATTAATTCATCATGTGACCATTTATGTGAAAAAAACACTTGTTGATCTCATTTAAGTATTAATTGCTTGCTGATGTAAACAAGTTCAATTGGTCATCTTTATGTGCAAATCCACGGTAATGAATCCACAGACGAATAACACTGAGTATGACAAAAGTAATGAATTTTCCAAAAGGCATAAATAACTGAATCACAACAAGTAGACTACTACTGACTAAAATAATTAATACACCAATCACTTGACCCGCACAACCCAAACCTGCTAAATGTGTCTCAAACTTCTGTGAAAATGGCAAATCAGACACCAATACATTAAACAAAAAATAGAGTGCCACCATGAGAAATAATAACCCATTTATTACAATAAATGGTGTAAATGAACGGGTCAAACACATAAATAGGACAGCAATCACCAAATAGAACGGCATAATCATACGCATTAACAGTGCTTTATACATAGCTTGAAAGATATGGACCACCGTCGAGGAGTTGTCCAAACTATACACCCATTTTGCCTCATAATCATCGGAAAACTTAATCAATAGTGTCATGGAAACTAAGGAAAAAGCAACTAAGTATGTCGTATAAACTAAGTATGACTGACCAATAATTGACTGGAAGCCGTCCTCGCTAAAAACAACTTGACTGATGACCACCCCAAATGGCCAAATAAATCCTTGAATCAAATTTGGATATAATCGTGTTTTAAAGGTATTATCACGTTGCATCAATGTCCAATATAGTCTAAAATATGGACGCTCTTTGAAATTCACGCATGCTAACTTTTCACTTAATCGATAGTATACCGAACGGGAAATATGTTCTGATGGCGTTGTGGCATCTGTCAATGCTTGCTCTATTCGCTCCGCAAATACTATCAATAAACCAGCAGACACACCTATTAACAACAACAATAATCCGGTATAAATAGCATTGGATAGAGATAAGCCGTGCTCAATAAGGTCAAATGGCGCTGCAAACCACATAGGAACGAGCACCATTTGCCACCAAACCAGATTAATTGTAACCGAACGTCCTACAAGTTGAATATATGCCATTATTTGACTCGATACAAAAGCTACCATTAATACTACTCCTGACATAATAACTTTTGCATAAAGCAAAATAGACTGCAAATGATATCTGTCAAAAACAGTCAAAACACCAATGTAAATTACATAGGTGAGTATAAATGTAAAGATTCCGGTAATTAACACAAGTACCATTAGTACCAGAGTTGTTAATATAGAGTACGTTAATGCTGTTCGCACAATCATTCCGGCTGACAAAGACAACACAAGCATTGTCAAATAGATACTCACATGGGTAAACTTCGCAGCCGAAATTGTACGATGTGAAATCGGCCGTGTTCCTAATATTGGACGATCCAACTCATCCAAAATAATATTTGAAAAATAAGTCGTTAACATAAAGGTAGTCAAACTTATAAGTATGGTAAAAAACAACGAAAATTGCTGATAAATAGTGTCCAATTGAAACAATTCACCTGTCAAAAACAGTCCAAATATCCCCAAAAATAAAATCGTCCATCCTAATTGATTATGCTCTTTTTCTCCGCTCCCAACCTCTCCGCCGAATGGACTCTCCTTTCGTTTATCTAACATCATTTTCACCGTCACAATATAATAAACTTGTGCTGCATCTGCTCCAATTAATCGATACAATGGGGTCAGTAACTTGACAATCTTCATATAAAAAGGGGCATTTTGTTTAAACGTATTTAATCTTTTTCCGCTCAAAAATTATTCCTCCTTCAATACAGCCATAAATTCATCTGCCACTTGTTTATGATCATTAAAGCCCGTTAATTGATTAAAAACTTGTTCTAAATTCCCTGCAGCTACTTGTCGCAAACTATCAAAAGAACCATCAGCTACAACTTTTCCTTCATGCAATAATAAGATACGATCACTTAGTTTTTCAACGGTACTCATAATATGCGACGAATAAATAATAGTTTTCCCTTCATCACGCAATTGACGAAGAATTTCTTTAATAATCTGAATACTATTAGCATCCAAACCATTTAGTGGTTCATCCCAAAATAATAAATCTGGATCATGTAATAAACTGGAAACAATTAAGGTCTTCTGTCTCATGCCTTTTGAATAGGTGGACAATCTAGCATTGTACGCCACTTCATCAATCCCTAACAAACTCATTAATCGTTGGCCACGCTCAATAATGATGTCTTCAGATAAACCATAAAGTGCGCCAATAAAGATAAAGTATTCCTTAGCAGATAGTTGATCATACATTTTTGCATTCTCTGGTACATAACCAATCCGCTTTTTGTATGAAGTATCTTTAGCCGTCAACCTTTGCCCAAAGAGATAAATATCACCGGCTGTAGCAGATAGTAATCCCAATATAATTTTTACGGTTGTACTCTTCCCGGCACCATTAGGACCAATATATCCAACAATTTCTCCTGGATTGATCTGAAAGTTAACCTGATCAAGCACTATCTTATCGCCAAACTTTTTGTTTATATTTTTCAATTCCAAAATGGGCTGTTTTGTCATAAATATCACCTAACCTATTGTTTTCATTTGTTATATAATATTGTATAATAGAGACACAACAGAATATTTTATAACTATTTAACTAATCTTGTACTATTATATACTGCTAAAATAAGGAGAAATCGATGGAACTTGTTAATCTGTATAATGTTGAACGTCAACGTCTAGCGCAAACAACTGATCGTCATACACCGCTTGCTCCAGGACAATTTATTGTTATTGTTCATGCTTTAATTCTTAATACGAAAGGAGACATCTTGATACAAAAACGAGCTAGTAACAAATCACTATGGGCGAACTTATGGGATATTTCTTGTAGTGGCGCTCCTATTGCAGGAGAAACAAGTGCTGAAGGAATAGCTCGTGAGATAAACGAAGAATTGGGATGGTCCATTAATTTTGACAACATTAGACCTGTTTTGACAGCTAATTTTGACCGTGGATTCTCTGATTACTATGTTTATCAACTAAATACACCGCTATCCATTTCTGAAATTTGTTATAATACGCGTGAAATACAAGCTGTCAAATGGGTTTCTATTACTGAAATTTTAGCGCTTATTGAACAACATAAATTTGTCCCGTATAAACCTTCTTTCCTCCAAGCTGTCTTAGCTTGTGCGAAAGATTTTACCGAAATAGACCCTACTTAAGCGACTAGCATCCCTTCATACTAAAAAACACCTTCATTATGACATGACTAAATACACAAAGGAGATTATTATGAAAACAGCTATTATTACTGATAGTACTGCTACATTATCTGAGGAACTGACCTCTCATCCTGCAGTCTTTCAAGTATATCCAAGCCTTGAATTCGAAGATGGGGAAACATTCACTGACAAACCTGACAGCATATCGCCAAAAGAATTTTACCGTAAATTGACTGAAGTGGATACGTTACCGACGACTGCACAACCGAGTCCCGCTCAATTTATCGATATTTTAGATACCATTGTTGCGCAAGAATATGATCACGTTATTTTTATCCATCTTTCAGAAAAATTTAGTGGCACCTTAGAAACTGCGCGTATGATTGCTCGAGACTACGATGGGCAGTTAACAACTTATTTTGTCGACTCTAAAGGCGTATCTCTCGTTATGCGCAATATGATTGAACAAACCCTCCGATTATTGGATGAAAGATCTGATATTGAAAGTATTATCGACGATTTAAATTGGTTAGCTGAACAGTCTACTATTTATTTAGTAGTAGAAGATTTGGACAACTTGGTTAAAGGTGGGCGGCTTGGTCATGCTTCAGCTTTTATCGGTAATTTAATGCAAATTAAACCTTTACTAAAAATTGGAGCTGATGGATCAGTTGAGATGTTCGAAAAAATTCGAACAAAACGTCGTGTGTATAAGCGATTTGTCCATCTAATTGAAGAAAAAATGGACACCTTTGACAACAAAGCCCAATTATATTTTGCACATGGTGATGCGCAAGAAGATATCATGGAGGTCATCAATTTACTAAAAGAAAAACATCCCCAACAAGCATACACTATGGACATTCTAACTCCCATTATTGGCGTTCATGGCGGCAAAGGTACAATTGGTATGGCTGTT
Coding sequences:
- a CDS encoding FAD-dependent oxidoreductase, with translation MTIHVAIIGGGIVGASAAYYLSQVPDIELTLYDEGIGSGTQASAGIISPWLSRRRNKAWYRMVRDGAAFYPAFLSDVMDGDPIPDSVYKQVGTLLFKSKPEYLDEMLAIGQKRRENAPEIGDLKILSAEEVRELIPIYDKQSGSLWAEGGARVDGRALADLILSRCQANHMTLIPEKANLNIFQSAPNYQIQTKTTTKTFDKVVLANAAWLKYTLEPLGYNVDIRAQKGQLAELQLDQPTSNWPVVMPEGEGDFIPFEDKVIIGATHEDEQGFDLALEPEVLQPILNSVNQMFSEHLTASLITNYRIGTRAYTSDYAPFFGFVPGQGDSVVAASGLGSTGLTAGPLVGKILSELILGQSPSLPLDDYPIARYIQKK
- a CDS encoding DegV family protein, which encodes MKTAIITDSTATLSEELTSHPAVFQVYPSLEFEDGETFTDKPDSISPKEFYRKLTEVDTLPTTAQPSPAQFIDILDTIVAQEYDHVIFIHLSEKFSGTLETARMIARDYDGQLTTYFVDSKGVSLVMRNMIEQTLRLLDERSDIESIIDDLNWLAEQSTIYLVVEDLDNLVKGGRLGHASAFIGNLMQIKPLLKIGADGSVEMFEKIRTKRRVYKRFVHLIEEKMDTFDNKAQLYFAHGDAQEDIMEVINLLKEKHPQQAYTMDILTPIIGVHGGKGTIGMAVVPTIPS
- a CDS encoding ABC transporter ATP-binding protein, giving the protein MTKQPILELKNINKKFGDKIVLDQVNFQINPGEIVGYIGPNGAGKSTTVKIILGLLSATAGDIYLFGQRLTAKDTSYKKRIGYVPENAKMYDQLSAKEYFIFIGALYGLSEDIIIERGQRLMSLLGIDEVAYNARLSTYSKGMRQKTLIVSSLLHDPDLLFWDEPLNGLDANSIQIIKEILRQLRDEGKTIIYSSHIMSTVEKLSDRILLLHEGKVVADGSFDSLRQVAAGNLEQVFNQLTGFNDHKQVADEFMAVLKEE
- a CDS encoding NUDIX domain-containing protein — protein: MELVNLYNVERQRLAQTTDRHTPLAPGQFIVIVHALILNTKGDILIQKRASNKSLWANLWDISCSGAPIAGETSAEGIAREINEELGWSINFDNIRPVLTANFDRGFSDYYVYQLNTPLSISEICYNTREIQAVKWVSITEILALIEQHKFVPYKPSFLQAVLACAKDFTEIDPT
- a CDS encoding endonuclease/exonuclease/phosphatase family protein, which codes for MMNILTLNVHGWLEEASYEKLSHLAERIHQAQYDVVMLQEVNQLMDGPTVSHDLFCSPQRDEQAVPLKENNYALVLVKMLEELGSSYYFTWGANHIGYDKYDEGLAILAKQPLQAKSYIVSESSAYDDIATRTNLKATVQLDGQDWTVVTGHFSWWQADTGESLFKYEWKNALAHMEEADHSKLIVAGDFNNNSLVRGEGYDFIRETAPFLVDTYQVADVRRGFATAQGSIDGWAHQTSDKRIDYIFVSKTINVLSSRVIFDGEHEPVVSDHFGIEVVLDNK
- a CDS encoding alpha-glucosidase, with translation MSKQWWKEIVAYQVYPRSFYDSNGDGIGDLPGLIEKLDYLKELGIDLIWVCPIFDSPNDDNGYDIRDYKAILDEFGTMEDCDRLIEEVHKRDMKIIFDLVVNHTSDEHEWFIESRSSKDNPYRDYYIWHEGDEEGNRPNNWESIFSGSVWEYDEQTEEYYMHVFSKKQPDLNWENPAVRQDVYSLINWWLDKGIDGFRVDAISHIKKREGFPDMPNPLNKDVVPSYDGHMNQPGIDKFLTELAAETFNNYDIMTVGEANGVSIKDAEQWVGEESGYFDMIFQFEALGLWGERDGEVFDLRDYKQVLTKWQDGLDGIGWNALYIENHDLIRAVSAMGDDSTLRKTSAKALGMMYFFMQGTPFIYQGQEIGMTNVQFEELTDYDDIQSVNRARQMMEEGTPREEAMNYIYASSRDNVRTPMQWNAQPEAGFTTGTPWLGVNPNYADINVAESLKDPNSIYHFYREMIALRRDNEALIYGSYELVLPLHKQVYAYKRQGESETYLIVVNVFNDSAEVDLTQFDLKELVLTNYEVPNPLEQDIQLRPYEARLYRLA
- a CDS encoding alpha-glucoside-specific PTS transporter subunit IIBC — encoded protein: MMQKIQRFGGAMITPVLLFAFNGIMLALSMAFQNEDILGAIAAEGTFWRNFWGVIEQGGWVVFTQLEILFVIGLPIGLAKKAAARASLAAFTVYMIWNTFINAIMSTWDFGIDISDVEAIGVKTIGGVATLDTNLIGAILISAFVVWLHNRFYDTELPDWLGIFSGTSFVVILGFFSALPLAYLTAVIWPPIQGVIASLQDVMASSGTVGVGIYVFLEKILIPTGLHHFIYQPFEFGPAIVEGGLQRYWFENLPEIAAHTGTLRSIIPAGGFLFQNAAKLFYPVGIGAAFLATSKPEKRRTVMALIVPTALTAMLTGITEPFEFTFLFLAPQLFFVHALLSASLAMTIYSLGVAGHIGGGLIAHISGFVIPLINNHLDSILIYWGVGLVFVAIYFFIFRWAILKFDIKTPGREDDDQDVKMFSKQDYKDKKASSSATASSGSSSGGNAAEQKATGFLEAMGGPDNIADINNCTTRLRISVKDPDKLADDATFKSHGAHGVVRNGQAIQVIVGLDVPQVRDAFESKVSNE